One region of Sphingomonas adhaesiva genomic DNA includes:
- a CDS encoding amino acid permease: MSLFRRKPIGVEQHAGTVLARTLSWPHLVALGVGAIVGTGILTLIGVGADRAGPAVILSFVIAGAICACAALAYAEMATMIPASGSAYTYSYVALGEVIAWVIGWSLILEYSLVVSTVAVGWSGYASALLTPWGFPVALTQGPELGGIVNVPAVFIIAVVAGLLSLGTKESATLNAVLVVVKLIALAVFVAVAVPHFDAANLHPFMPFGFAKSVSADGAERGVMAAAAIIFFAFYGFDAISTAAEETKNPGRDLAIGIVGSMVACVVIYMGVAVAAVGALRFTAFADSPEPLALILRGIGQPGFATFLAASAVIALPTVLLGFLFGQSRIFFVMARDGLLPASLAKVSARGTPVRITVLTAVLVSVIAGVMPIDAIAALANAGTLAAFVAVCVAMLVMRRRAPEAKRTFRTPLAPLVGAIGVLGCLYLFFSLPSKTQGYFVVWNVVGLAVYFLWGRKRAGEALGA; this comes from the coding sequence ATGAGCCTGTTTCGCAGGAAGCCGATCGGGGTGGAGCAGCATGCCGGCACGGTGCTGGCGCGGACCTTGTCCTGGCCGCATCTGGTCGCGCTGGGCGTGGGGGCGATCGTCGGGACGGGCATCCTGACGCTGATCGGGGTCGGGGCGGACCGTGCGGGGCCGGCGGTGATCCTGTCGTTCGTAATCGCCGGCGCGATCTGCGCCTGCGCGGCGCTCGCCTATGCCGAGATGGCGACGATGATCCCGGCATCGGGCAGCGCCTATACCTATAGCTACGTGGCGCTGGGCGAGGTGATCGCCTGGGTCATCGGCTGGTCGCTGATCCTGGAATATTCGCTGGTCGTCTCCACCGTGGCGGTGGGCTGGTCGGGCTATGCCAGCGCGCTGCTGACGCCGTGGGGATTCCCGGTCGCGCTGACGCAGGGGCCGGAGCTGGGCGGCATCGTCAACGTGCCCGCGGTGTTCATCATCGCGGTGGTCGCGGGGCTGCTGTCGCTGGGGACGAAGGAGAGCGCGACGCTGAACGCCGTGCTGGTGGTGGTGAAGCTGATCGCGCTGGCGGTCTTCGTCGCGGTGGCGGTGCCGCATTTCGACGCGGCGAACCTGCATCCGTTCATGCCGTTCGGCTTTGCCAAGTCGGTGTCCGCCGACGGCGCGGAGCGCGGCGTGATGGCGGCGGCGGCGATCATCTTCTTCGCCTTCTACGGCTTCGACGCGATCTCCACCGCGGCGGAGGAGACGAAGAACCCGGGGCGCGACCTGGCGATCGGGATCGTGGGGTCGATGGTGGCGTGCGTCGTCATCTACATGGGCGTCGCGGTGGCGGCCGTCGGCGCGCTGCGCTTCACCGCCTTCGCCGACAGCCCGGAACCGCTGGCGCTGATCCTGCGCGGTATCGGCCAGCCGGGGTTCGCGACCTTCCTGGCGGCGAGCGCGGTGATCGCGCTGCCGACGGTGCTGCTGGGGTTCCTGTTCGGGCAGAGCCGCATCTTCTTCGTGATGGCGCGCGACGGGCTGCTGCCGGCGTCGCTCGCCAAGGTGTCCGCGCGGGGTACGCCGGTGCGCATCACGGTGCTGACCGCGGTGCTGGTATCGGTGATCGCGGGGGTGATGCCGATCGACGCGATCGCGGCGCTGGCCAATGCCGGCACGCTGGCGGCGTTCGTCGCGGTGTGCGTCGCGATGCTGGTGATGCGGCGGCGTGCGCCGGAGGCGAAGCGGACGTTCCGCACGCCGCTAGCACCGCTGGTGGGGGCGATCGGGGTGCTGGGATGCCTGTACCTGTTCTTCAGCCTGCCGTCGAAGACGCAAGGATATTTCGTGGTGTGGAATGTCGTCGGGCTGGCGGTGTATTTCCTGTGGGGCCGCAAGCGCGCCGGGGAGGCGTTGGGGGCGTGA
- a CDS encoding acyl-CoA dehydrogenase family protein, translating to MQGLDFALGETAEMIRDTTRRFADERIAPLSQRIDADDWFPRDELWPAMGELGLHGITVDEADGGLGLGYLEHVVAQEEVARASASIGLSYGAHSNLCVNQIRRWATPEQKAKYLPKLISGEHVGSLAMSEAGAGSDVVSMKLRAERTDAGYVLNGTKFWITNAPYADVLVVYARTGEGSRGITTFLIEKDMPGFAIGQKIDKMGMRGSPTAELVFTDCEVPAANVMGPENGGVGVLMSGLDYERTVLAGIQLGIMQACLDTVLPYVRERQQFGTPIGGFQLMQAKVADMYVALNSARAYVYAVAQACDAGKTTRFDAAGAILYASENAFRVAGEAVQALGGAGYTKDWPVERYLRDAKLLDIGAGTNEIRRMLIGRELIGAAS from the coding sequence ATGCAGGGCCTCGATTTCGCGCTGGGCGAGACCGCGGAGATGATCCGCGACACCACGCGCCGCTTCGCCGACGAACGCATCGCACCGCTCAGCCAGCGCATCGATGCCGACGACTGGTTCCCCCGCGACGAGCTGTGGCCCGCGATGGGCGAGCTGGGCCTGCACGGCATCACCGTCGACGAGGCCGATGGCGGGCTGGGTCTCGGCTATCTGGAGCATGTCGTCGCGCAGGAGGAGGTCGCCCGCGCCTCCGCCTCGATCGGCCTCAGCTACGGTGCGCATTCCAACCTGTGCGTCAATCAGATCCGCCGCTGGGCCACGCCGGAGCAGAAGGCGAAGTATCTGCCGAAGCTCATCAGCGGCGAGCATGTCGGCAGCCTCGCCATGTCGGAGGCGGGCGCCGGCTCCGACGTCGTCTCGATGAAGCTGCGCGCCGAGCGGACCGACGCCGGCTATGTCCTCAACGGCACGAAATTCTGGATCACCAACGCGCCCTATGCCGACGTCCTCGTCGTCTATGCCAGGACCGGCGAGGGCTCGCGCGGGATCACCACCTTCCTGATCGAAAAGGACATGCCCGGCTTCGCGATCGGACAGAAGATCGACAAGATGGGGATGCGCGGCAGCCCCACCGCCGAGCTCGTCTTCACCGATTGCGAGGTGCCGGCCGCCAACGTCATGGGACCGGAGAACGGCGGCGTCGGCGTGCTGATGAGCGGGCTCGACTATGAGCGCACCGTGCTCGCGGGGATTCAGCTGGGCATCATGCAGGCCTGCCTCGACACCGTCCTGCCCTATGTGCGCGAGCGGCAGCAGTTCGGCACCCCGATCGGCGGGTTCCAGCTGATGCAGGCGAAGGTCGCCGACATGTACGTCGCGCTCAACTCCGCGCGCGCCTATGTCTATGCGGTCGCGCAGGCGTGCGACGCGGGCAAGACGACGCGCTTCGACGCCGCGGGCGCGATCCTCTACGCCAGCGAGAACGCGTTCCGCGTCGCGGGCGAGGCGGTGCAGGCGCTGGGCGGGGCGGGCTATACGAAGGACTGGCCGGTCGAGCGCTACCTGCGCGACGCGAAGCTGCTCGACATCGGCGCGGGGACGAACGAAATCCGCCGCATGCTGATCGGCCGCGAACTGATCGGAGCAGCGTCGTGA
- a CDS encoding LysR family transcriptional regulator, with amino-acid sequence MLDRSLLRYFLAVVDQGSFTRAAAACRVTQPTLSAGIAKLEGLLGEPVLMRTSRRVALTAAGSRLLGHARRIEAEFARAEGAPTEASARLMRVGIVSTMPARLIRAAVAQALAAAPGERLELIEGRDRELAAALDRGRVDAVVAPDAVERGGGGTALFEEGYGVAMAARHALAGEAQVAAERVAAEPMIVRRHCEALSEVSRHFTSRGVRPFMAARTTSDDRAAAFVAAGLGVTVMPECFAGDGVAVVPLEGFARRRVVGLVTAADSARRVADSRLVEALVAALRE; translated from the coding sequence ATGCTCGACCGCTCGCTGCTGCGCTATTTCCTCGCCGTCGTCGATCAGGGCAGCTTCACGCGCGCCGCGGCGGCGTGCCGGGTGACGCAGCCGACGCTGTCGGCGGGGATCGCGAAGCTGGAAGGGCTGCTGGGCGAGCCGGTGCTGATGCGTACCAGCCGCCGCGTCGCGCTGACCGCGGCGGGCAGCCGGCTGCTCGGACATGCGCGGCGGATCGAGGCGGAGTTCGCGCGCGCCGAGGGCGCGCCGACCGAGGCCAGCGCGCGGCTGATGCGGGTGGGGATCGTCTCGACCATGCCGGCGCGGCTGATCCGCGCGGCGGTGGCGCAGGCCCTAGCGGCGGCGCCGGGCGAGCGGCTGGAACTGATCGAGGGGCGCGACCGCGAACTGGCGGCGGCGCTGGACCGCGGGCGCGTCGATGCGGTGGTGGCGCCGGACGCGGTCGAGCGGGGCGGGGGCGGCACGGCGCTGTTCGAGGAAGGCTATGGCGTGGCGATGGCGGCGCGCCACGCGCTGGCGGGCGAGGCGCAGGTTGCGGCGGAGCGCGTCGCGGCGGAGCCGATGATCGTGCGGCGGCACTGCGAGGCGCTGAGCGAGGTCAGCCGGCACTTCACCAGCCGCGGGGTGCGCCCGTTCATGGCGGCACGCACGACGAGCGACGATCGCGCGGCGGCGTTCGTGGCGGCGGGGCTGGGCGTGACGGTGATGCCGGAATGCTTCGCGGGCGACGGCGTCGCGGTCGTGCCGCTGGAGGGGTTCGCACGGCGGCGGGTGGTGGGGCTGGTGACGGCGGCGGATTCGGCGCGGCGGGTGGCGGACAGCCGGCTGGTCGAGGCGCTGGTGGCGGCGTTGCGGGAATGA
- a CDS encoding carboxyl transferase domain-containing protein, producing the protein MTGPALSTALSRDDATFRANAAHNRALADELRARVAEAALGGNAKSRERHVSRGKLLPRDRVERLLDPGTAFLEIGQLVANGLYDGEVPGAGMIAGIGTVSGRLVMIVCNDATVKGGTYYPLTVKKHLRAQEIAQENRLPCIYLVDSGGANLPHQAEVFPDREHFGRIFFNQANMSALGIPQIACVMGSCTAGGAYVPAMSDETVIVRNQGTIFLAGPPLVKAATGEVISAEELGGAETHGRRSGVVDHVAENDEHALSIVRDIVATLPPPPATFPAGAAPLYPADDLYGIVPQDVRAPYDVHEVIARLVDGSTFHEFKSLYGASLVCGFAQIHGQPVAILANNGVLFSESAQKGAHFIELACQRRVPLLFLQNISGFMVGGRYEAEGIAKHGAKLVTAVATASVPKITILIGGSFGAGNYGMCGRAYSPRFLFTWPNARISVMGGEQAASVLATVHRDADTWTPDEAEAFKAPVRAKYEDEGNPYYATARLWDDGVIDPAQTRDVLGLALRICHNAPIPERAAFGVFRM; encoded by the coding sequence ATGACCGGCCCCGCCCTCTCCACCGCCCTCTCGCGCGACGACGCGACCTTCCGCGCCAACGCCGCACACAATCGCGCGCTCGCCGACGAGCTGCGCGCCCGCGTCGCCGAAGCGGCGCTCGGCGGCAACGCCAAGAGCCGCGAGCGCCACGTGTCGCGCGGCAAGCTGCTCCCGCGCGACCGCGTCGAGCGCCTGCTCGATCCTGGCACCGCCTTTCTGGAAATCGGGCAGCTGGTCGCGAACGGCCTCTATGACGGAGAGGTGCCGGGGGCGGGGATGATCGCCGGCATCGGCACCGTCAGCGGCCGGCTGGTCATGATCGTGTGCAACGACGCGACGGTGAAGGGCGGCACCTACTATCCGCTGACCGTCAAGAAGCACCTGCGCGCGCAGGAGATCGCGCAGGAGAACCGCCTGCCGTGCATCTACCTGGTCGATTCGGGCGGTGCGAACCTGCCGCACCAGGCGGAGGTCTTCCCCGATCGCGAGCATTTCGGGCGCATCTTCTTCAACCAGGCGAACATGTCCGCGCTCGGCATCCCGCAGATCGCGTGCGTCATGGGCAGCTGCACCGCGGGCGGCGCCTATGTCCCCGCCATGTCCGACGAGACGGTGATCGTCCGCAACCAGGGCACGATCTTCCTCGCCGGACCGCCGCTGGTGAAGGCCGCGACCGGCGAGGTCATCTCGGCGGAGGAACTGGGCGGGGCGGAGACGCACGGCCGCCGCTCCGGCGTGGTCGATCACGTCGCGGAGAACGACGAGCATGCGCTGTCGATCGTCCGCGACATCGTCGCGACGCTGCCGCCGCCCCCGGCCACCTTCCCCGCCGGCGCCGCGCCGCTCTATCCCGCCGACGACCTCTACGGCATCGTGCCGCAGGACGTCCGCGCGCCCTATGACGTGCACGAGGTGATCGCGCGGCTGGTCGACGGCAGCACCTTTCACGAATTCAAGTCGCTGTACGGTGCGTCGCTCGTCTGCGGCTTCGCGCAGATCCATGGCCAGCCGGTCGCGATCCTCGCCAACAACGGCGTCCTGTTCAGCGAAAGCGCGCAGAAGGGCGCGCATTTCATCGAGCTCGCCTGCCAGCGGCGCGTGCCGCTGCTGTTCCTCCAGAACATCTCCGGCTTCATGGTCGGCGGCCGCTACGAGGCGGAGGGGATCGCCAAGCATGGCGCGAAACTGGTGACCGCGGTCGCCACCGCCAGCGTGCCGAAGATCACGATCCTGATCGGCGGCAGCTTCGGTGCGGGCAATTACGGCATGTGCGGCCGCGCCTATTCCCCGCGCTTCCTCTTCACCTGGCCCAATGCGCGGATCAGCGTGATGGGCGGGGAGCAGGCCGCCAGCGTGCTGGCCACCGTCCACCGCGACGCCGACACCTGGACGCCCGACGAGGCCGAGGCGTTCAAGGCCCCCGTCCGCGCCAAGTACGAGGACGAGGGCAACCCCTATTACGCCACCGCGCGGTTATGGGACGACGGCGTCATCGACCCCGCGCAGACCCGCGACGTCCTGGGCCTGGCGCTGCGCATCTGCCACAACGCCCCCATCCCGGAGCGCGCCGCCTTCGGCGTGTTCCGGATGTGA
- a CDS encoding alkylphosphonate utilization protein yields the protein MSDEYVYDDATGEWVAAGAATPAVEAVEVRDAVGNLLTDGDGVTLVRDLKVKGTSQTLKRGTVVKSIRLTGDAQEIDCRFDGIKGLVLRAEFVRKR from the coding sequence ATGAGCGACGAATACGTCTATGACGACGCGACCGGCGAGTGGGTCGCCGCCGGCGCGGCGACGCCCGCGGTCGAGGCGGTGGAAGTGCGCGACGCGGTGGGCAATCTGCTGACGGACGGGGACGGCGTGACGCTGGTCCGGGACCTGAAGGTGAAGGGCACCAGCCAGACGCTCAAGCGCGGCACGGTCGTCAAATCGATCCGCCTGACCGGCGACGCGCAGGAGATCGATTGCAGGTTCGACGGCATCAAGGGCCTCGTCCTGCGCGCGGAGTTCGTCAGGAAGCGCTGA